In Helianthus annuus cultivar XRQ/B chromosome 8, HanXRQr2.0-SUNRISE, whole genome shotgun sequence, a single genomic region encodes these proteins:
- the LOC110873147 gene encoding protein FAR1-RELATED SEQUENCE 5-like: MYELYALEAGFSVKKGQTKVWNGIPTHKYLRCSKYGKPQPKRTFDTLDESSVKHRRTTFSWCDCKASILVSISNDSYTVLTFNDIHNHELVESYNRDLSKISRKLSFSTKQFIHNMSLNRIGPMRSYRCLVALKGGHHNVNGTPVDFKNFSHQLRIFIGERDAQIFLERLRERYDNLPNFFFDYTVSNGKLSSVFWADEISKLNYKAFGDVLAFDATYSTNRYKMVFVPFTGVDHHFQCVTFGAGLISTESIESYVWLLKAFLKAHGTQPTLVLSDQDPSMLQAVPMVFTESRHRLCMWHIMKKLPSKISADVLDNTDLRSCIHRLVWNVYIKPETFESRWNDLLQTFGLQEHSWLNDMYNMRHLWVPAYFRELPMCCLMKTTSRCESSNAAFKVNSTSANTLVQFMMCFENRVDSQRYRQRVSEFKTSSTMFSSNTELAIEQHAFAIYTNAVFAQVQKEIIKGKFLCYITNQSETSDSSLLIDVTHLDKRNNITNVYQVTYNNVDQSANCSCRNFTRIGYLCRHVFCVYRLKNVERIPPQYINDRWRRDALPKHVFSISSRYGVNPHAPSIMRNEILDLVTECVDVARTDEDALAKLVDQLRDFKINILSRQPLATTENESNEAQMEEIVGQPINIPVEVANPEVARNKGCGTHTRISGPGEKAKAKPPKRPKQLRLCKRCGLYVDDHDSRNCLKVAAMKAAKAAAEQLRQTATGD, translated from the exons ATGTATGAACTCTATGCGCTCGAAGCagggttttctgtaaaaaaagGTCAAACTAAAGTCTGGAATGGAATTCCCACACACAAGTATCTCCGATGCTCAAAATATGGGAAACCCCAACCAAAGCGGACTTTTGACACCCTAGATGAATCTTCTGTTAAGCACCGGAGGACCACCTTCTCATGGTGTGACTGTAAGGCAAGCATACTAGTATCGATATCGAACGATTCATACACAGTCCTAACTTTCAATGATATTCATAATCATGAACTTGTTGAGAGTTACAACCGTGATCTTAGTAAGATATCACGGAAACTGTCATTCTCCACGAAACAATTCATTCATAACATGAGTCTAAACCGCATTGGACCAATGAGGTCTTATAGATGCCTTGTAGCTTTAAAAGGAGGGCATCACAATGTCAATGGGACACCGGTCGATTTTAAAAACTTTAGCCACCAGCTGCGAATTTTTATTGGTGAACGCGACGCACAAATTTTCCTAGAACGCTTGCGTGAGCGTTATGACAACCTACCCAACTTCTTTTTTGATTACACCGTATCAAACGGAAAGTTGTCCTCTGTATTCTGGGCTGATGAGATTTCAAAGCTTAACTACAAAGCTTTTGGCGATGTCCTAGCGTTTGATGCAACTTACAGCACAAACAG GTACAAGATGGTTTTTGTGCCATTCACGGGTGTGGATCATCATTTCCAATGTGTTACATTTGGAGCTGGTTTGATATCAACTGAGTCAATTGAATCTTACGTGTGGTTGCTTAAGGCTTTCTTGAAGGCACACGGTACTCAACCAACTCTCGTGCTGAGTGATCAAGACCCATCCATGCTACAAGCTGTTCCTATGGTCTTTACAGAATCACGTCACCGTCTATGCATGTGGCATATAATGAAAAAACTACCATCCAAG ATCTCAGCCGACGTGCTCGATAACACTGATCTTCGGTCCTGCATTCATCGGTTGGTTTGGAATGTTTATATCAAACCTGAAACGTTTGAGTCCCGTTGGAATGACCTCCTACAAACATTTGGGCTTCAAGAGCACAGCTGGTTAAACGACATGTACAACATGAGACATCTCTGGGTTCCAGCCTACTTTAGAGAACTGCCCATGtgttgcttgatgaagaccaCCTCCCGATGCGAAAGCTCTAATGCGGCCTTCAAGGTTAACTCAACAAGCGCAAACACGCTTGTACAATTTATGATGTGCTTTGAAAATAGGGTAGACAGCCAACGATATCGTCAACGTGTTTCGGAGTTCAAAACCTCTTCTACCATGTTCTCTAGCAATACTGAGTTAGCGATAGAGCAACACGCGTTCGCCATTTACACAAACGCTGTTTTCGCCCAAGTGCAAAAAGAAATAATTAAAGGTAAGTTTTTATGCTACATCACAAACCAAAGCGAGACGAGCGATTCCAGTCTTCTGATAGACGTCACTCATTTGGATAAAAGGAACAACATCACAAATGTCTATCag GTTACGTACAACAATGTCGATCAATCGGCCAATTGCTCATGCAGGAATTTCACACGTATCGGGTATCTGTGTCGCCATGTCTTTTGTGTCTATCGCTTGAAAAATGTTGAAAGGATTCCACCACAATACATAAACGACAGGTGGCGCCGAGATGCCCTCCCCAAACATGTTTTTTCAATTTCCAGTCGATACGGAGTCAACCCACACGCACCGTCCATTATGCGGAATGAAATCCTCGACCTCGTTACTGAATGCGTAGATGTTGCTAGAACCGATGAGGACGCGTTGGCAAAACTGGTTGACCAACTCAGGGATTTCAAGATCAATATTCTTTCCAGGCAACCGTTGGCAACaactgaaaatgaatcaaatgagGCTCAAATGGAAGAAATAGTTGGGCAACCAATCAACATTCCAGTCGAAGTTGCTAATCCAGAAGTTGCACGCAATAAAGGATGTGGTACTCATACTCGCATTTCTGGGCCCGGTGAGAAGGCCAAAGCAAAACCACCAAAACGTCCAAAGCAGCTTCGCTTATGCAAGCGTTGTGGTCTGTATGTCGACGACCACGACTCACGCAACTGCCTTAAGGTGGCTGCAATGAAAGCAGCAAAGGCAGCTGCTGAACAACTAAGGCAGACTGCCACTGGCGACTGA
- the LOC110873148 gene encoding peroxisomal acyl-coenzyme A oxidase 1 gives MEGVDYLGDERNKAQFDVEAMKVAWAGSPEAFEVCDRMAKLVANDPVFEKFSKPMLGRKELFKNTLRKAAHAWKLFNDLHLTEEEAKWLRHYIDEPNYTDLHWEMFVPALEGQCTEEQKKKWLPLAKTMQIIGTYAQTELGHGSNVQGLETTATFDRQTEEFVIHSPTLTSSKWWPGGLAKVATHAIVYARLIIDGHFHGVNGFIVQIRSLEDHSPLPGITVGDIGMKFGHGTYNTMDNGVAKFDHVRIPRDQMLMRVSQVTKEGKYVKSNVPRQVGYATMVSVRQTIVADASKALSRAVCIATRYSAVRRQFGSRNGGPETQVIDYKTQQNRLFPLLASAFAFRFASNWLKSLYTDLKQRLQVNDFSTLPEAHACTAGLKSLTTAATAEGIEECRKLCGGHGYLISSGLPELFAFYVPACTYEGENVVMLLQVARFLVKTVSDLGNKQPVGTAAYLGRVAPLTQKNCVVQTAEDWLNPGAIVEAFEARAARMAASCCQRLAEYKSPEEGFAELSADLVEASLAHCQVIVVSTFIRRLQQDIPGKGVKQALEVLCYVYALFLLHKHQGDFLATGYLTPKQASLANDQLRTLYSKVRPNAIALVDSFNHTDHYLSSVLGCYDGNVYPKLYEAAMKDPLNDSDIPDGIRQYVQPILKQKLHSAKL, from the exons ATGGAAGGAGTGGATTACTTGGGAGATGAGAGGAATAAGGCGCAGTTCGATGTAGAAGCCATGAAAGTTGCTTGGGCTGGTTCTCCTGAAGCTTTTGAAGTTTGTGATCGTATGGCCAAGCTCGTCGCTAATGATCCG GTTTTTGAGAAGTTTAGCAAGCCTATGCTTGGTAGGAAAGAATTGTTCAAAAATACTCTTAGAAAAGCAGCACATGCATGGAAGCTCTTCAATGATCTTCATCTAACTG AAGAAGAAGCAAAATGGTTGCGACATTATATCGATGAACCTAACTACACCGATCTTCACTGG GAAATGTTCGTCCCTGCGTTAGAAGGACAATGCACTGAGGAACAAAAAAAGAAATGGTTGCCTTTGGCCAAAACAATGCAAATCATTGGCACTTATGCGCAAACAGAACTTGGTCACGGTTCCAATGTTCAAGGTCTCGAAACAACAGCAACATTTGATCGCCAAACGGAAGAATTTGTGATTCACAGTCCTACTTTAACTTCAAGCAAA TGGTGGCCTGGTGGATTGGCTAAAGTAGCAACTCACGCTATTGTTTATGCTCGCCTCATAATTGACGGTCACTTCCATGGAGTTAATG GCTTTATTGTCCAAATAAGGAGCTTGGAGGATCACTCACCTCTTCCTGGCATTACTGTTGGTGATATCGGGATGAAGTTTGGGCATGGGACATATAACACTATGGACAATGGTGTTGCAAAATTTGATCATGTGCGTATACCAAGAGACCAAATGTTGATGAG GGTGTCACAGGTTACAAAGGAAGGAAAGTACGTGAAATCTAATGTTCCTCGACAAGTTGGTTACGCGACTATGGTGTCTGTTAGGCAAACAATAGTGGCTGATGCCTCCAAAGCATTATCTCGTGCAGTATGTATTGCTACAAGATATAGTGCTGTTCGTAGACAGTTTGGTTCGCGTAATGGTGGACCTGAGACCCAG GTGATTGATTATAAAACTCAGCAAAACAGACTTTTCCCCTTGTTAGCTTCTGCTTTTGCCTTCAGATTTGCTAGCAATTGGTTGAAGTCGTTGTACACAGATTTGAAGCAGAGATTACAAGTTAATGATTTCTCTACTTTGCCTGAGGCGCATGCATGTACTGCAGGGTTGAAATCCTTGACAACGGCTGCAACAGCT GAAGGAATTGAAGAATGTAGAAAACTATGTGGTGGTCATGGTTACCTCATCAGTAGTGGGCTACCTGAACTATTTGCATTTTATGTTCCCGCCTGTACATACGAAGGCGAAAATGTTGTCATGCTGCTTCAG GTTGCACGGTTTCTGGTGAAGACAGTCTCTGACCTGGGAAACAAACAGCCAGTTGGGACAGCAGCTTATCTGGGTCGAGTGGCGCCTCTGACGCAGAAGAATTGTGTTGTTCAAACTG CTGAGGACTGGCTAAACCCTGGTGCAATAGTGGAAGCATTTGAGGCAAGGGCTGCTAGAATGGCTGCTAGCTGTTGTCAACGGTTAGCCGAGTATAAAAGTCCAGAAGAAG GTTTTGCAGAACTGTCAGCTGATCTCGTCGAGGCATCACTTGCTCACTGCCAAGTAATTGTGGTGTCCAC ATTTATACGGAGATTGCAACAAGACATCCCCGGAAAGGGAGTGAAACAAGCTTTAGAGGTGTTGTGCTATGTCTATGCATTGTTTCTTCTTCACAAGCATCAAGGTGATTTCTTGGCCACAGGCTATCTTACACCTAAACAGGCCTCACTCGCTAACGATCAACTTAGAACATTGTACTCTAAG GTCCGTCCAAATGCAATAGCGTTGGTTGATTCGTTTAACCACACGGATCACTACCTGAGTTCAGTTCTCGGGTGTTACGATGGAAATGTGTATCCAAAACTCTATGAGGCTGCAATGAAAGAtcctcttaatgattcagataTACCTGATGGCATCCGTCAATATGTACAAcccattctgaagcagaagctacaCTCCGCTAAACTATAA